Sequence from the Amphiprion ocellaris isolate individual 3 ecotype Okinawa chromosome 1, ASM2253959v1, whole genome shotgun sequence genome:
ACTGGTATATGTTGTTAAATGACGTGTTGAAGACTTCAGAACCAAGAATGAAAGCTGACATTTAATACTACGACCAACTACAACTAATACAAATAATATGTTTCTATATTTACTTAGTATTAATTTTAGAATGTATAGTAATTAGTTTTGGTTCGTTAAAGGTgagttaaaatgcattttaacatCTTAACCATTATCTGCTTTCAAATAGCAAGACATGCTACACCGGAAATACGTTCAAGTCTCAACTGTAGTTCAGAAGTCTCGCGAACTAAAACTGGGCCCTGGTTCTACGTCTTTGAAGACGttcctttatttaaaataaaaataacgtCAATCTGACAGTGAGTAATTGTTTCGTGTGAAGTTACCAGTGAGAGCTAGGGAAGTGACATCCTGGTTTGTAAGAGGCACCTTCTCCACATGATAAGGCGAGCCGTCGTCATTAACGTCCTCgatctcaacatcatccattttACTTAAATGATCGTTACCGAGTTAAGGTACGAAGAACTACTGAGTACCGAGCTGGGTAGCCGACGGTATCGCTCTGTCAGTTACTTGTTGTGAAGTAGACGCCTCCTCGTGTCCGCCATGTTTGCTCGGCCTGGTCAGCTGCACTGCGATCAGAACTAAGCATGACGTGTAGGCGATGCGTCAACACGGCCGCCATATTGGTACAGGGAAGCCACGCCCCATACTTAACGTGTCGGGCTGGACTGGGTCATGCCAGGACAGGAGGCCATTTAGGCTTCAAAATGATTGATAAATAAACCTtgtcttttacaattttctgctccttattcatcaataataggtaataaaccaCCAATgcctcagcttacacatcaatagtacaatttttattccatgctatatttgttgtttgctaaccctactctaattaCAGCAACAGGGTCGCTAATCCATGATAATAACTTCTTCTCAGGagtagatatttagctagctgttactgctgaccaagaggacaaacttactgatggaaaaatataaagaaaaaagtagaaagaatttgtctttgcctgataatatgcatttaccgggttgcatgaggtagaatATActttcaatcaaggctgacaatgttatgacaatataaaaaatagaagagaggacgtGGCTTTTCTCTACCCATTCTGTTGGGAAACTGATGATGtcaattccagcgtttcatgtaattcactgttttcttcatcttctaccagctaaaacgGTTTTGGTTACAGGGTTGagtgcatgttgtgggacacacgttccatgcataataaccattattgaaaatattatgttgattaatttttttcccccacaattacaagaggcaACAATGTCTAATTTCCAGTAGCAGTGTTTTACTGTCAtaatttttatattcctcattgttTTCCATTAGGAAAACCTGTTCATTGAAGCACCAGAACACCATCGGTTCATTGTGTGCAGAAGAGTCAGATCTGTTTGTGTGGATGGACAGAGTCTGAAACAGAAAGCCTGAGTTGATTAAAAAAGTTGATAACCATCTTTATACgtgttatctctgactggggcTTTAGTTTTTGCTGAGCCAAGTGACAGTAAGAAAGCCCGGctatgtcaaactggcttcgtAGTTCAGccccacagcatcagttaccatggagatcaaAGATAAAGAATATGATGTATTATTTGCACATCAGAATCCAATCAATACGTGTTTTAAAGCTTGTCAGTGAATTATCCCTCACTGAATTAGTAGATTTAAGGAATTTTGAATGTTGATCTGATGCtgggtaaaataaatgatacaTAATGTTAACCAAAGAGCCTATTTATTGTAAATTCAGCTCTCTGTACCTGTAAAATTGAAGAAAGAATGCATCTAAACAtgattttgttgatttgttttttggaGGGTGCATGGAGTTGAATACAATTTAAGTATAATACTGGGGTCTGTAATTGcagagagggatggaggaggtgtATTTAGGGTATCCAATTTATGGTACAAACTagtaaaatacagttaaaattacACAACACTGCTACTGAACTACTGAACAAATATCATTTATAGGTTTAGAGTTCTCAGCTTTGTGATTGTGCTATTACCCAACTAGCTtatgcagcagctcagctgggTCTGGAATAATgccaaaagaaaagagaaattgggagttctgagtgaatgagaaacacaaggACAACCTAAAATAGGCCAGGAAGTTCAGAAATAGAATTCCAAGCTAAATCAGAAATCTTACTAAAGGACTGTTACTACTTCTGTATCATgacagtccatccatccattatctatacaccacttcatcctctgtagggtcgtggggggactggagtctctcccagctgacttatgatGAAGGCACGGGACATCCTGGagaggtcaccagtctatcacagggctacataaagAGACAATCAatcacaatcacattcacacctacagacaatttagaatcaccagttaacctcagcatatttttggactgtggaaggaaaccGGAGAACCCGGTGAGAACCGCACAGGCTCAGGGAGAACAttgaaactccatgcagaacgATCCCAGGCTGAGATTCAAAGCTGGGACCATCTAGCTGTtcggtgacagtgctaaccactgcagCACCGTACCACCGTTGTGTCATGAAAGTAATCATACTAAACATGTATTCTATTacagtgctatataaataagtaATCTTGTTagtttatcagtttttttttttgcctgtgaaaaactttgtaaatatttttgatcaATGCTGTACAAATACAGCTTATTAAAAGGCCTTTTATTCAAATTTTCTAATAATTATGTGAGTAGCTATACTAAgcataccctcaaattaaagctgaaagtctgcacttaaagcacatcttgattgtttcatttcaaatccactgtgGTGTATTGagcagaaatgctgaaaattgtgtcagtgTTCAAACATTTATGGACTTAAccggatatatatatatttttttcaatcataATATAAATATGGTTAAaagtaaatatgtcaaagcaaCCCCAGATTTAGCATTTGAAATGATTTTCATTGGAGGCTGCAGATATCCAAGCTAACCTGGCTGGATAGCTTGAAACAGCCCTGTTACCTAAGTAACTGAATTACAATTCAGTATCTTTACACACCATGTTAGATTGATTTATCGGTTGTGACCTTCATCAATTCTTCAGGGGAAAACATGCTTGAacatttcaggatttttttcattaccATCAGTGTTGCCAAAATGATCAGATGATGACTTTGTTAAAATTCAAAGAAATTACTACCTcaccctttttaaaaataattgcgCTTATGTTTTAAAGTACCACTTGCATGACATGCAAGTGGTACTTTATGGACTAATATCAGGATCACACTCAGCAGTTTAAGAAATCAGTTTAATGTAGGTAAGACAACCTTGGTTTAACATAAGAAATTtacaagtaaaaaaacaaagaacaacaaaatctTCTCCACATGTTCAGGAACCATTAACATGGGACTCTTCATCCATCTCTTCATCATCCTCCACTTGATCCCCCTCATTCATCTCTTCTCCAGAACTGCCTCCAACATGTGTTTCCATCGGTGCAGTttcaccttcttcctcttcttcctccaccaTCGCAGCCATACCTGGTATTACAAATGATTATATCCAACTATCCATCCGTACACATCTCAAAAGATGATAAGgttgcagcagaaaacagcgtaatttcttgcatttatattcatattttcagaaaaggCCATGAAATTTTCCTAAATGAATTGGAACTGCAATTTTTAACATACAGTCATTAgcaaatttattagaccacctgttgtaaaaatgaaaaaacacaaatgtttgaGAAATCTATCAAAATTTAGTTTCAGACTAAAAattgtattgttatttatttggtAATTAACAAACTTGAAGAACTAAatagtccttattcacatatattaaccaaaaatcttaatattttgtatgacCTCCTTTGGCCCTGATAACAGCTTGCATTCTTGCTGCCATTGTTTTTATGTACTTTTCCACAGTCTCTTTTGTTACTGAGTTTCATATAGTTTCTTGCTGTTCccagagacttgctttggatgaaactttttTGCCATCTATTTTCTGAATCAATAAATCCCAGATCTGTTCaattggattcaagtctggactttgacttggccattGCATCAGTTCCAGTACTCCAGATTCCTGTTTCTTGGTGCAGTAGTCTCTGCACAACTTTGAAGTATGGTTAGGTTCATTATCTTCTTCGTATATGAACCCACGATCAATCAGGTTCAATCCAGAAAGGATTCCATGATgcgggtcattccagaactgggggacattttacatcccacccatcaaatttcaaataatccatgtacaaaatactaaagcaTGCAGTCGTGTAAATATACTTGtcctgaaaatatttttaaaataccaaataagtctggattcccccctaaaatgccatttttcttttgtcccaGCCCTCTGATGATCAAATGGAATcgcaaataaaacatttaaaattaaatttaaatatgcttctttggtattattttttccactgaTGTCTCTTATAAttgttggaacatttttttaatcaacataatattttaaataatgattattatacatggaacgtgtgtcccacaacatgcacacaaccctgttagcataaccttttgagctggcagaagaagaataaaacagTTAATCACACGATACGCTGGAATTtacatcaaacagttttcctaaagaatgggtagagcaaagctatgtcctctcttctatttttcatatttccaaaACATtatcactctacctcatgcaaccctgttatgcatattatcaggataaaaCTAattctttttgcctttttctttactgttttacatAAGTAAGCTTggcctcttggtcagcagtaacattaGCTAagtatctagcttctactcctgaggaaaagctaacattagcatggattagcaaccctgttactgtgattagagtagggttagcaaacaacaaaacatggaataaaaatggtaccattcaAGTGTAAGCTCAGCAAATCAATcatctattattgatgaatatgcaGCAGAAAACTAAAAGGTctatttttccaaaattttgaagcccaaatgtcctccggttctggaatgacccatgcATAAAGACGTTGTGGTAGACCTTCTTGTTCATGATACTATCCCTTTTAACTAATTTGCCCCATGCCGTTTCCACAAATGGAACCCCATACCATAATGGAATCTCCACCGTGTTTCACTGTGGATGCAAGTTCAAACTTGGACTCGTCCGTCCAgagtaccttcttccagtcatctattccagtgtttgtgctccctGGCAAACTTTAGATGCATTTGGATGTTTGCAGGCATCAATAATGCCTTCCTAGCAGCTGTTCTTCCCTTTAAGCCTTGTTCCTTCAGTCATCCACTTATGGTCATTCTCGagactttctcagattctgatTGAGAAGCATTAATCTCTGCCTGAAGATAGCAGTGATCTTCCTTCTGATACTCCCCACGCCCCCATCCCCTCCTCCGAACGTTAAAAACCcaatattcgtcattaattgggGCAGAATATCTGGAGCCAGCCCTAGTAATCAGCAATACTATTAATTTAGGGCAGCAAACACCTTACCTTGGGTAGTGGTCTAATACATTTGTTAAACACTGTACATATGAACTGACAGCAACAGAGTGGCTCCTTCGTGTTTAAGACTTTGTGGACAAAGCAAATACAATCGTATATCAGCACAGAAAAATCTACCAGGTTCTGCATTTGAGTTCtggaaaaaatatttgtctAGCACTGACCTTGTCTGAGATCTCGGCCCGGGATCTGACCAGCCTGCAGCATCCCTTTCAATCGCTCCACCTCTGCCAATGATGAGGCATTAGCAATGGCATTCTGAAATACAAACATTCATGTCAACCTAAGCTAATACAGTCTGACAAATTCTGTTTTCAGCAAGCCCTGAACATTACGCAAGTCTATTACATGAGATGACATTGCTGATTAAGGTAATTCATCAATGTTGCATTTGACTTCACTGTGgttatattatcattatatgACCATTATGTGATAACGAAGACAAGATTAAGCTAGTTGTCATTAGCTTACCTGTCATTGCATGACTGTAGcacttttgtcttttaaaatatgCTCTTTGAAACCACACCTTCAGTTCAGTGATTAATACAGAAAGATCAAACAAACGTGAAACTGTAATTCCAAAGCAAAATGTATAGTCATCTGGCCTGCTCATAATGCAAACGCACTAGCTACTATTCTGCCAGTGTGGCCACACGCTTGCTTCTTGTTATTAATAGATCTACCAATCTGTGTACAGCCACAATTGTTAGACTCTCTGCTTCAGGCACCATTATTTAAAGTACACAAAGATTCAACAGAGTGGCAGATAAAACTGCACTGAGCATGGTTCAATTTTAGCcaaggacatttttttgtttgttttttgcatctgATCATCACTTTTCACTATCAACTGTGAAAACCACGACAACAACAGAACCTTGATGGCATCCACATCTGCTTGAGAGGGACCCGTCCTCTGCTTCTCAGGCTGCGCTGCCACTCCAGGAGTGAAACTGAAAGGGACACACCTCATTTAGACAACATATACAAGCATGGGCTTCTCTGACCCATCAGTGTAGTCAGTCTCATGTGTAGTATCTGTTCCTTAGTCAAATATACTGAGAGATTGTCCAAAGACAGCAGTCCTCAGGAACACCACGGTGAATTCTTCTGGCTTCAGGATTAAACTGTTAAGACCAATTTAGGCATTAATGTATCATACCAATGAAGTGAGTCTTTTGCGCAAAGCCCACATTTACATGGTTTCCTTGCATTGAGAGATAATATTGCTTAAAATGTTTGAGAGTTTCATCTTTATGCCTTCTGGAGATAAGTTCTTCTACTTTCCTAACTATTCACAGTAACAGAAACATGACCATGCTACTGTACACAGATGCACAGTGTATGGCTGGTAACCGTGTCTATTCTCTGCAGTGTAAGCCACTTCATGAGCCAGGATCCAGTGATTCTGAGAGGCTGCTGTCTAACTTGGACTTTCATCTTACGTTTTCGTTCGCCTGGCAATATCCTTTGCAAGTTGAGCACCTCGTTTGCCCTTGAACATTTTCTCTGCCTCCTGGCGTTCCTATGACAATATCACACAGTTATAGTGAAAACTCGTGTTAAATACAGTGAGAGTTTTCATCCAAGGGGAACAAGGCCAGGCTGAAAATGTACAAGTCACCAGAAATCCTTTGGATTTTTAACAGGACATTATCTGCAGGATAGAAGAGTTTTAGTTTTGTCAACAACCGCTGCAATGTAAAGGTTAATCACTACTGTCTTTTGCAATATGCCGTTTCAGCTTCAATCTTCAATTTATATCACGTGACTCATCTCATGCCAAGCGTTAAGACTTCTGTACAAGGTCACTCAAGATACTATCATACAATACTTACAATATGATTGGAATCTATACTTTGTCACAACGTACCTTGAGCTTCACCTTCTGGAAGTCAAGCACACGGATTTGTGGGATTTTGTTGATGACGTACAGCCTGTAATGTTTCTTATTTGTCACTGGATTCCTTAACAAACTGAAATATGAACAATTATTACAACAAAAGTTTGATCATAATTAAGTGATCCACAAGACAGCTGCATATTCAGTTCATCTCTGAGTATTGTTGATTTATACCTAAGGAGGGTCAGAGTCTTCACTGTGGCCAGTGGGTCCAAGTCACCCTGCACAGGAAAAGAAGAATGGtttcagaaaaacacacttttggGAAGTCAGACAGGTGATGTCTGTAAGGTGTTCAATAGTACCTTACCACCTTAAAGTCACATTAACACCCACTGgcaaaaataacagtgaaatttCCAAGCGCAACTAAATACAATGAAATACCAGAACACAGAAGTTTGCAAATGAACATCTAAAAAGCCTGAAGCATTGCGGAAATGGTGCTAATACATTCCAAGTAAAACTGTAAGACAGGAACCCATtatgaaatatgaataaaaactaAACCATAACACTCTAAATGGACAGTAAACAAGAGAAATTCTTTGTCACAAAGACACACGAGTTTCAAAGATTCCATTATAGAAAATTCTGAGTTACAGCCGTCATTGGAAACTCAGAATCTGAATGCCTCTCACAAGGTAGCATTCTTATTGTTCTGGTATgtctgtgtatgtctgtgtatgTGGCATTCAACATTTTGatcacaaatatgaaaaaaatgttatattcCGATGGTGCTGTTGCTAAGATGTACTCACCAGCTCctgaatgttgttgtttgtgaGAACCAGTTCTGTCAGACTTGGCAGAGACTGCTCCAGATTCTCACCTATGCGACTGGAGCAACATGTCATGGGGTTAGCAACATACTGTGACCAATTCAATGTCAATTCATGGTTTCCATGTGCTGTATTATGTTGGCCAGAGTCAACTCAGAAAGCCGATACGCTACATGTCATCCTACAATAGGTCTGCACCAGTCTCCTGCAAGACAGCTACATATTGACCCTCAATAACAGGTCTCCTGTCACCTACTTAAGGCTGTCGCtttacacttttaaaatgttgcagCTGCTGGTTACAGATTAGGCTGCAGCATCACGTCAGTGAATATTCCTCAGGACACACCACAGGCCTTCTGGAGAAAACTTCCACTTGTGTTTTAGAACGAGCTCTGTCGATGGACAGCATgcacaaatcaaagcacctccaacGACCAGCAGCGTCTACTTCAATTACAACCCCTAGAAATAAATTATAGAAGTGtagatgactgagaatctcTTTGCACAGCCTCCAGCTGTTTTTCTGACACAAGCAGTCTGCAGGCAAAAAGTCTGGGCTGCACATGGACGTTCTGGGTCCACGCAGACCCCGTCAACCTGGGTGAATGATTAAATGTATGTCTCACGATCCCTTACAGCAACACAGAAAGCATGAACTGGCCTTTAAACTGTAATAAAATCAGGTTCAAATAAATCAGACTTCATCTAAGGTTATGCAAGGAAGCAAGTTAACATCAGACACTGtcaatttttatttcactttccCAATCACGTCTGGAGTCATTAGTAAAAAGCATTGAAACCAGCATGAGCTATATTCCAATAACTATGTcgaatgaaaaatgacattagACTTTTACCCCCAGAGTCAACACATGTTCAAGCCTATTAAAGACATTATTAACAAGCTTTGTCCTTCTTTGTCCTTCACTAATATCACAGGCACACAACTCATATTCTGTGTCTCTCAGagctttcatttaaaaacttgtATTTAAGTGCCCAAGACGAGCTCAGTGGACAACATcctaaaacagtaaattattctaagattgaactgaaaatatgaataaatggaGTTTACATTGGAGGACAGACCAAACGGGTATTTGAAGCTGTAATTATGGAAAGGCAAGGAGAAGAAATGTTCACATATTCTCCAAGCCACAGTCAATTTATTGACTAATGTATGTTAAGATCAGTTAACGTGCTTGAAATAAACTCCTTGGTAAATCTGAACATGCAACATCAATATACTGTACTTTTTTCCTTTCAAGACAATTGGAaagtgttgcagctgaaactcacCAAATCCTGTTGTTGTTCATTAgcaatgttttcagtcttttgagCAAAGGGAAGCCATCCAGTTTTCTGATTTCATTATCAGAGAAATCAACTGTGTCAAACTGATCCAGAGTAGCTCCAAGATTTTCAAGTACAGGGATTTTATAacctggaaaataaaaataaaaaatatatagaaatgttGGAGTAGTGCTGGAAAGACCATCAACCTTTTAACAGCAAGAGTGTTTTGTTAGCATAAAAGAAAACTGGCATGATTGAtcatataaaaatactgattactACCGATCTATTTTTATGTAGCCAACTGTCTAGTTTTACTTTGTTAAAGTGCCTTTTGCATTTGTAGAATACCAGCTCATTGGTACAAACCCAGGTTGTAGTGCACACAGCATTCCTCAGTTTCCTCATAGCCTGATCTGTGTTGGCAAATATACAACTAATATACAACTAAGGACAAAATTATTAGGCCCCAATGAAAGTTCTTTTACAAGTATTTCCTAAGtgttaacagtttttaaatagCACTGACATCAATTGGCTCCATTTGCACAAAGTAACGGAATTATGTCACCCAAACTAAAAACTACCAGGCATGATGATGATTAGGCCCCTTATGAACTGACCTTTTCATTGAGCCACAGCAGATGTGCTTTAGTTTAGTAGTAATGCACTGAAGTTGTGAACTGAGAGATATCTTCCGATATGCACACAGTATAACAACTTACATTATTGACCCTGATTGTTTTTGGTTAGTATGTTTCTTCAGCTTCAGCTATATTGTCATTCAGCAATGTACGCAGTACACAGTTAAAAGAAATATTGTTTCTCTCATCCATTCACAGTACAGAAATTAAAGTATTAATACTACAAAAAACTAAGATCAAATATTTGGTACATTTTAAAAGACttaagtaaaaacacaaacatatatcAGACACAATCACACTCGCTACTGGGTAACAAATGGGTGAAATGAATGCGACTGCAGTAATCTGATATTATGCACAGTATAACATACATGAGTCCTGAATGATCAGTTATTATATGTATTATACATAGTATGGTGTCAATGACAATTATAAATGATCTAGAATAAAATTCTACATAGTGCAGCGCAAGTGGAAGCTACACATTGTATAGAACAGGGGTgccaaacatgcggcccgtgggtcAAAACCAGCCCACTAGAGGGTCCAATCCTGCCCGCAgaatgactttgcaaagtgtaaaattacagagatgACATTAACTGTAATCTTTCAATAAAAGTCACTGCTATTTTAAATGTCTCCACTGCACTGCAACAacttttatgtataaatttcaTACGTTTACAAGGCATGGGGGGATACCTTAACCaccttccttaatagttcccattTAGTTGGTATGGTGGGTCAGTTCAAGTGGTCAGTactactacacagatgtggaaatgaatgtaaacttAAAATCacttctagatcttgacaagttgttttgatcataaagtgaaatactatattgttaagttccagatacctgtgactaaacgTTTTGTGCCTTTGCAGATACTCTGTGGCCtgcaagttgtaatgtgtaaatgataaaatgaggcataaCATTGTCAAAATCgaattcatttttcttaagaaatttcagtttgttcataatgttttgcaaaaagataattaaatgtgaacattttcaaaatgtactttttgcactaaaacaaagggggaaAGTTGGAGTTATGTTTAATCAAAGGCTattatactgtgattttacGGGTCTGTATGTGGCCCGTGAACTGAAAttagtttgacacccctgctatatAGCATAAATATCTGCAATATAGtgtaaataacaaataatacagTGCAGGTGGTAATCAACATGGTAGGTACGTAAACACACATATCAAGTACAGCATAATTAACTACACAAATAACATTAATTCTGGTTTCTTAAGGAAACTATTTTGCTTTGAAATGCTGTGATAAAGGTCTTTCCCCTGTTAAGAAGCATTTAGAAACTATTAGTAAAACAATTGGAGAAAtagctttctcctcctctgtgtgtTGGCTAACGATGCTAACTTTGGATATCTGGCTGTGGAAATAAAAAGCCTGAGTTTCTGCTGGGTTCATTCAAACCTCCTCCCCTATAGAAGGCATATCAAACATTGCACTAATGTTAGCCTACAGTATTAGTCCAGCAGCGATATGCCGAGCAACTTATTAAGCTGTTTTTGTCGGAAAGTACGAACATGACTCGGTTCAGCGTGAGGCCCGCGTAAAGCACGAGGACCGCTTTCTGACACCGGCAGGAGTAATCAGGAAGTTTGGACCGACCTCGTAAATCcagctctctgtctctcacgGGGTTGGTGTACTGAGCAGCCTGCTCAATCAGCTCTGCAGATAATTTCACCATGTCGAAGACAGTAACTCCTCACTTTGGCAGCAAATCGTCCCAGTGTGCGCAAGGCTAATCACGGCTCTTCTGCcgctttgtcttcttcttcttgttgaagGGTCTCTGGCGGTTGGCAAACAGCGACTTCACGCAGCACTGCCACCTACTGGTAGAACGTGTGGGCTGTCTCCTGCCTGCACCAGGATCAgtgtctgcagagccggaggctgcacGGAGAGGGCTGTATGTTTTATAACgttataaacatttatatttatgcagGTCACGGAGTCACAGAGCTAatttacctgtgtgtgtttgcgtatttaacttttatttttatttaatggtattgtatgaaataaatataaatatctgCCTCCAGAGTTGTCCATGTGTATTGCCTCTTTTCAACCTTTCAGATCGTGCTGTTTGAGATCTCGACACAACAAAGGCCACTACAGacaattacattattattttacctgataattacacaatttgtccaaacGCAAGTTGAGGAATTAAGTCCAGGCTTCTTCATGGAACAGGTATAACCACCGCATCTGCATGAGGAACTTCATCAAACGATAACCAAAAAACTCCCGGCACTCACAGGATACTTCACTTCCGTGTATCGGTGCACGCCTCCTTTCGAATAAAAGCATGGCTCGAAACGAAATGAGAAAAGGCGTATAAATTTCATTTTGCTTAACGCAAGCCTCAGCAACCCAGTCATGATATTGCAATAAGTGTTATTTGGgtgaattaaacctttaaaatcttaggTAGGATATGAAGAGGTACTTTGTGTGGAATACTTGATGTGGTCCTAAAATTGCAGCCTCTGGCTCTGCAGAAAAACTTACCGGGGCCAAAATGAAAGTGGGAAAAATcgttgaaaaaatattttaaattctaagaatattttgagtgaaatcataATTTAAAACTGTAAGTTCTGTATTTAAACCGTAAGCTGTGCACTACAGTGACCATCTATTGtggtaactttttaaaaatgctcgcAATGTGCGACCGGAAGTGTGCAGCCCTCTCGGTGCAGCCCTCTCGGTGCAGCCTTCGGCTCTGCAGACATACCCTTCTCACCAGGATGATACCAAGCGTCGGACCaacacaaactttctcttttattacggAAACAGTTCaacgaaaagtatttctgaaagcatttgagctgctgaatctgtcctcgttttagttcaactgaaacggggctttttttaaacagcactATAAATTGGCATGAAATTTCAAGTTAACATCATTCAAATGTTACCCATTTGCATGAAATGGCAAAATGGTTAACTGTagttgggtcattccagaattggaggacatttgagcttcaaaattttggaaaaacaaacatcttttacagttttctgctacataaTCATCAATAACacgtaataaacta
This genomic interval carries:
- the snrpa1 gene encoding U2 small nuclear ribonucleoprotein A'; the protein is MVKLSAELIEQAAQYTNPVRDRELDLRGYKIPVLENLGATLDQFDTVDFSDNEIRKLDGFPLLKRLKTLLMNNNRICRIGENLEQSLPSLTELVLTNNNIQELGDLDPLATVKTLTLLSLLRNPVTNKKHYRLYVINKIPQIRVLDFQKVKLKERQEAEKMFKGKRGAQLAKDIARRTKTFTPGVAAQPEKQRTGPSQADVDAIKNAIANASSLAEVERLKGMLQAGQIPGRDLRQGMAAMVEEEEEEGETAPMETHVGGSSGEEMNEGDQVEDDEEMDEESHVNGS